Proteins from one Oscillatoria nigro-viridis PCC 7112 genomic window:
- the coaBC gene encoding bifunctional phosphopantothenoylcysteine decarboxylase/phosphopantothenate--cysteine ligase CoaBC — MKGRRILIGVSGGIAAYKVCEVVSTLAKAGAEVKAILTDAAGEFVTPLTFATLCRHPAFTDKDFWQASHGRPLHIQLGEWAEVFVIAPLTANTLAKLAGGFADNLLTNTVLASTCPILLAPAMNTDMWEQPAVQRNWREVLSYRRYHAANPGAGMLACDRAGVGRMAEPDEILPHIESLLYAKGDRDLAGLRVLIGAGGTREHLDPVRFIGNPSSGKMGIALAQAAGHRGATVTLVHSITGELPLSGVRAIAVTSAREMREAMLQCFHDADLTVMAAAVADVRPAEYSSEKLPKRSLPNCLPLVPVADIVAELGNLKQPHQKLIGFAAQTGDIVKPALEKLRAKKLDVIAANPIDRIGAGFGSNTNEAILINAAGKQVEIASCSKLEMAHRLLDFVREG; from the coding sequence ATGAAAGGCAGACGAATTTTAATCGGCGTTAGCGGCGGGATTGCGGCTTACAAAGTTTGCGAAGTAGTTTCAACTTTAGCGAAAGCTGGAGCGGAAGTTAAAGCTATTCTTACTGATGCGGCCGGGGAGTTTGTGACGCCTTTGACTTTTGCTACTCTCTGCCGCCATCCTGCTTTTACTGACAAAGATTTTTGGCAAGCAAGTCACGGGCGCCCTTTGCACATTCAACTGGGAGAATGGGCGGAAGTTTTTGTGATTGCTCCTTTGACGGCTAATACTTTGGCTAAGTTGGCGGGGGGTTTTGCTGATAATTTGCTGACTAATACTGTCTTAGCTTCTACTTGCCCAATTTTGCTGGCACCGGCGATGAATACGGATATGTGGGAACAGCCGGCGGTGCAGCGGAATTGGCGGGAAGTGTTGAGTTATCGGCGCTATCATGCGGCGAATCCGGGGGCGGGTATGCTGGCGTGCGATCGCGCGGGTGTCGGCCGCATGGCAGAACCTGATGAGATTTTGCCTCATATTGAATCGCTGTTGTATGCGAAGGGCGATCGAGATTTAGCGGGCCTTCGGGTGTTGATCGGTGCGGGAGGAACGCGGGAACACCTCGATCCGGTGCGGTTTATCGGCAATCCTTCCAGTGGCAAAATGGGTATAGCTTTGGCGCAAGCTGCAGGGCACCGGGGCGCGACAGTGACGCTGGTACACAGTATAACTGGCGAGTTGCCGCTCTCAGGTGTGCGGGCGATCGCAGTTACGAGTGCACGAGAAATGCGGGAGGCGATGCTGCAATGCTTTCACGATGCGGATTTGACGGTGATGGCGGCGGCGGTAGCGGATGTGAGACCGGCTGAGTACAGCAGTGAAAAACTGCCGAAGCGATCGCTCCCGAATTGTTTGCCTTTGGTACCGGTAGCGGATATTGTGGCAGAGTTGGGAAATTTGAAACAGCCGCACCAAAAACTAATCGGTTTTGCAGCACAAACTGGGGATATTGTCAAGCCGGCTTTGGAGAAATTGCGGGCGAAGAAACTGGATGTAATTGCCGCCAACCCGATCGATCGAATAGGTGCAGGTTTTGGCAGCAATACCAATGAAGCAATATTAATTAATGCCGCCGGCAAGCAAGTAGAAATAGCATCTTGCAGCAAGCTAGAAATGGCTCATCGGTTGTTAGATTTTGTGAGGGAAGGGTGA
- a CDS encoding helix-turn-helix domain-containing transcriptional regulator gives MKEMKMPTSDSYRESLIESLKDAEHAGGFIGAILEEKDPEPALLRNAIRKVIEARIRMNALSESAKEHHEKLDKMLTESGGSEIYCLVELLEALGFKLEITVADPEWSADSESTDFGESELSPEPANL, from the coding sequence ATGAAAGAAATGAAAATGCCTACCAGCGATAGCTACCGCGAGTCCCTAATTGAATCTCTCAAAGATGCCGAACACGCTGGTGGTTTTATCGGGGCTATCTTGGAAGAAAAAGACCCTGAACCCGCACTTTTGAGAAATGCCATCAGAAAGGTAATTGAGGCTCGAATCAGGATGAATGCTCTTTCGGAGTCAGCAAAAGAACATCACGAAAAACTTGACAAGATGCTGACTGAAAGCGGCGGTTCGGAAATTTACTGTTTGGTAGAATTACTCGAAGCATTAGGATTTAAACTAGAAATTACTGTCGCAGATCCTGAGTGGTCGGCTGACTCGGAATCAACGGATTTTGGGGAATCAGAATTATCGCCCGAACCAGCTAATTTATAG
- a CDS encoding type II toxin-antitoxin system RelE/ParE family toxin, which produces MEVQPREIRRYIRPDGRIPFLEWYYSLRDGKAQVKVDARLERVSLGNLGDYKSVGDGVCELRINYGPGYRIYFRQIGATIVLLLCSADKSTGSPAQVRM; this is translated from the coding sequence ATGGAAGTACAACCGAGGGAAATTAGACGTTACATCCGACCTGATGGCAGGATTCCTTTTTTAGAGTGGTACTATTCCCTACGAGATGGCAAAGCCCAAGTTAAGGTTGATGCAAGGCTTGAGCGAGTTAGTCTCGGCAATCTGGGGGATTATAAGTCAGTCGGAGATGGTGTCTGCGAACTCAGGATTAACTACGGCCCTGGCTACCGGATTTATTTTAGACAAATAGGAGCGACAATTGTGCTTCTGCTCTGTAGTGCGGATAAAAGTACCGGTAGTCCTGCACAAGTAAGGATGTAA